From a region of the Microterricola gilva genome:
- a CDS encoding ABC transporter ATP-binding protein, with the protein MTDTAADSPRETVVELVDVTRSFPGPPEVQALKGVNLAINRGDYLSIVGPSGSGKSTLLNVLGLLDRPSVGEFLLDGVRTGSLSEDERAALRGRSIGFVFQSFHLLPRRTVLDNVLISTLYSGVPRAERMPRAHEALERVGLSHRLDFLPTTLSGGERQRVAIARAVIAQPRVLLADEPTGNLDAKTSREVMDLFEELNADGLTLVVITHDNAVAERASRGIRIDDGRVSVLR; encoded by the coding sequence ATGACCGACACCGCCGCCGACTCGCCCAGGGAGACCGTGGTCGAGTTGGTTGACGTGACCCGCTCGTTCCCCGGCCCGCCGGAGGTTCAGGCGTTGAAAGGCGTCAACCTGGCCATCAACCGTGGCGACTACCTCTCGATCGTCGGGCCGAGCGGATCGGGCAAGTCGACGCTGCTCAACGTGCTCGGGCTCCTCGACCGGCCGAGTGTCGGCGAGTTCCTGCTCGACGGCGTGCGCACCGGCTCACTGAGCGAAGACGAACGCGCGGCGCTGCGCGGGCGCAGCATCGGTTTCGTGTTCCAGTCATTCCACCTGCTGCCGCGGCGCACCGTTCTCGACAATGTCCTCATCTCCACCCTGTACAGCGGTGTGCCCCGTGCGGAGCGGATGCCGCGTGCCCACGAAGCGCTCGAGCGCGTCGGCCTCAGTCATCGCCTCGACTTCCTGCCGACGACGCTCTCCGGCGGTGAGCGCCAGCGCGTCGCGATCGCCCGCGCCGTGATCGCCCAGCCGCGCGTGCTGTTGGCCGATGAGCCGACGGGCAACCTCGACGCGAAGACCTCGCGCGAGGTGATGGACCTGTTCGAGGAACTCAACGCCGACGGCCTGACACTGGTCGTGATCACGCACGACAACGCCGTCGCCGAGCGCGCGAGCCGCGGCATCCGCATCGACGACGGCCGTGTGAGCGTGCTGCGATGA
- a CDS encoding ABC transporter permease has product MTAGWIRGRLASVSERFRRREGAPNPVKRADRFTAQDLLVEVSHGIGGHTGRLVMTTMGTVLGIASLVVTIGFAQTAAGQIARQFDSVAATQVLVTPGTTGAMFGNSKPKTALPWDAPERVERLVGVEQAGLVGAVDVAGQRITSVPVNDPSAAQTSGPAVLAASPGLLDAVRGRIVTGRFFDAGHDERADRVVVLGTRAAEELGVNRIDRQPAIFIGDRSYTVIGIVDKMQRRTDMLDAVIIPAGTAQADFGLRAAEELHVRIAVGAGGVVGKQAPIALDPNTPDNFEVVAPQTGSELQESVQADVNVVFLILGLIALLAGGLGIANVTLLSVSERVGEIGLRRALGATRREIRAQFMLESVVIGLLGGLIGAALGVFAVVGVSLVQQWTPIIDLPMVLGCAVLGALVGLAAGAYPAAKASRIEPISALRHGV; this is encoded by the coding sequence ATGACCGCCGGCTGGATCCGCGGCCGACTGGCATCCGTCTCAGAACGGTTCCGCCGCCGCGAGGGGGCACCGAACCCGGTCAAACGCGCGGACCGCTTCACCGCCCAAGACCTGCTCGTCGAGGTGAGCCACGGCATCGGTGGGCACACGGGTCGGCTCGTGATGACGACGATGGGAACCGTGCTCGGCATCGCATCGCTCGTCGTGACGATCGGTTTCGCGCAGACGGCGGCCGGGCAGATCGCCAGGCAGTTCGACTCCGTGGCCGCGACCCAGGTTCTGGTCACGCCGGGCACGACCGGCGCGATGTTCGGCAATTCCAAGCCGAAGACCGCGTTGCCGTGGGACGCCCCAGAGCGCGTCGAGCGCCTCGTCGGTGTCGAACAGGCCGGCCTCGTCGGCGCCGTCGACGTTGCAGGGCAACGGATCACCTCGGTCCCGGTGAACGATCCGTCCGCGGCCCAGACAAGCGGGCCGGCTGTGCTCGCGGCATCGCCGGGTCTGCTCGATGCCGTGCGCGGCCGCATCGTCACCGGGCGGTTCTTCGACGCCGGCCACGATGAGCGGGCCGACCGCGTCGTCGTGCTCGGCACGCGGGCGGCCGAGGAACTCGGTGTGAACCGCATCGACAGGCAACCGGCAATCTTCATCGGCGATCGCTCGTACACGGTGATCGGCATCGTCGACAAGATGCAGCGCCGCACCGACATGCTCGACGCCGTGATCATTCCCGCTGGCACGGCCCAGGCCGATTTCGGGTTGCGCGCGGCCGAGGAACTGCACGTCCGAATCGCGGTCGGTGCCGGTGGCGTCGTCGGCAAGCAGGCGCCGATCGCCCTCGACCCGAACACTCCGGACAACTTCGAGGTCGTCGCCCCGCAGACGGGATCCGAGCTGCAGGAGAGCGTGCAGGCCGACGTCAATGTCGTGTTCCTGATTCTCGGCCTGATCGCTCTCCTGGCCGGTGGTCTCGGCATCGCGAACGTCACGTTGCTCTCGGTGTCAGAACGTGTCGGCGAGATTGGCCTGCGCCGCGCTCTCGGTGCCACCCGGCGTGAGATCCGGGCCCAGTTCATGCTGGAATCGGTGGTGATCGGCCTGCTCGGCGGTCTGATCGGCGCGGCCCTCGGAGTCTTCGCGGTCGTCGGCGTCTCGCTCGTGCAGCAGTGGACGCCCATCATCGACCTGCCGATGGTCCTCGGCTGTGCGGTGCTCGGGGCCCTCGTCGGGCTGGCCGCCGGTGCGTACCCGGCGGCGAAGGCGAGCAGGATCGAGCCGATCTCGGCGCTGCGCCACGGCGTGTAG
- a CDS encoding A/G-specific adenine glycosylase, which translates to MTTTAAATAIPETIVAWFHENGRTLPWREPGFSAWGTLVSEFMLQQTPVNRVIPHLNAWLERWPTPADLAAAPPAEALRAWSSLGYPRRALWLHAAAVEITERHGGVVPSDVDQLLALSGVGDYTARAVAAFAYGLRHPVVDTNTRRVIARAVQGQAEPAPPSRARDLAAMEELLPEGLVDARDFNAGIMELGALVCVARTPRCGDCPIREQCAWIAAGSPAYLGPRKSVQKKFEGSDRQVRGLIMKELRAAHKPVTAAEIDTVWPDAAQRERALRGLIADGLAVASAEGGYTLPHE; encoded by the coding sequence ATGACTACCACCGCCGCCGCAACCGCCATACCGGAGACGATCGTCGCCTGGTTCCACGAGAACGGCCGTACCCTGCCGTGGCGCGAGCCCGGTTTCAGCGCCTGGGGCACCCTGGTGAGCGAGTTCATGCTGCAGCAGACCCCGGTCAACCGGGTGATCCCGCACCTGAACGCCTGGCTGGAGCGCTGGCCGACGCCGGCGGATCTGGCAGCCGCTCCCCCGGCCGAGGCTCTGCGCGCCTGGTCCAGCCTCGGCTACCCGCGCCGCGCACTCTGGCTGCACGCCGCGGCCGTCGAGATCACCGAGCGCCACGGCGGCGTGGTGCCGAGCGACGTCGACCAGCTGCTCGCCCTCAGCGGCGTCGGCGACTACACGGCGAGGGCGGTTGCGGCCTTCGCCTACGGCCTGCGGCATCCCGTCGTCGACACGAACACCAGGCGCGTGATCGCGCGTGCCGTGCAGGGTCAGGCCGAGCCGGCACCGCCCAGCCGGGCCCGCGACCTCGCCGCGATGGAGGAGCTGCTGCCGGAGGGGCTCGTCGACGCGCGCGACTTCAACGCCGGAATCATGGAACTCGGCGCGCTGGTCTGCGTCGCCAGGACGCCCCGCTGCGGCGACTGCCCGATCCGCGAGCAGTGCGCCTGGATCGCGGCAGGATCCCCCGCCTACCTCGGCCCGCGCAAGAGCGTGCAGAAGAAGTTCGAGGGCTCGGACCGCCAGGTGCGCGGGCTCATCATGAAGGAGCTGCGCGCGGCGCACAAGCCGGTGACGGCAGCCGAGATCGACACGGTGTGGCCGGATGCCGCCCAGCGCGAGCGTGCGCTGCGCGGCCTTATTGCCGACGGGCTCGCCGTGGCATCCGCCGAGGGCGGCTACACGCTGCCGCACGAGTAA